Within the Populus trichocarpa isolate Nisqually-1 chromosome 14, P.trichocarpa_v4.1, whole genome shotgun sequence genome, the region ATAATCTTTCTGGCTTTTGGCAGCACATTTCCCTTGTTATACTGATATATCCTCTAGCTGAAAGCGTAGGCTTTCTTTCTCAACCGAGACTGATTTTTCACTACTGTTGGAGTGGATCCAAACTTTCTTTGCTGGAAGTTAAAGATTATAGACTGTCTATAACTGTTTAAAGCACATCAGAAGCCCTGACGACCCCGAGAAGTTTCTTGAACAAAGCAATCTGCCAAGGCTTCTTTAAAATCAGAACCTGCTTATCAAAATTCCAGGGGAGGGGCCTTCTCAAATACTTTGTGTTTGCCTTCCCTTGAAAGAATTGGAAGTGAAATAATCTAGCCTGTCTTATCAATGCTCTCTACCCGTTTTAACATCCTTCTATTTCTCTTTCATGCCTAGAAGCGAATTAAAACCCTATCTACTAGGGCAATGCAGGGGATGGTGGTTTCCATAAATTAATTCAacgtattttaattaaaatttattaaattaaatgatagaaTCAAAGTTTGATACTCAATTTAAATCAAAGTGGAAgttctaaaattttcttttgtgcattaataataacaaacaacTTTGACTAGtcataggattttttttttcaccttaagTAGTTGGAATCTTGTTTTGATCaataaaagattttgatttttttttctcttgcctTGGTTTGCGTGCCTCAATTTGTTAACTCCTTTTCCCTTCCGTAGCACATTGAGAGTGAGGGGGAAAAGATAATAATTGAGTGCTGGTCAACTGTGgttatttcttgttttggattgtgattgtaattgttttttgaaatgttttttatttagtaatgtattaaaataatattttttttatttttaaaaaattatttttgatattaacatattaaaatgatctaaaaataccaaaaacatattaatttaaaacaagaaaaaaaataaaaaaaatctcaattttttttaaaaatatttttaaaatgcaaaaacaaaccatACTTCATTaccttaaaatagaaaaatccctgtcaaaaaaaatccatgcacttcctttcttttctttcttttttttctttaatgcgAGATCTTTTTTAGCCGAGAGtgggaaaataaaattctagTGTTGTAAATTGACTTTGCCTCTATCAAACAaggaaagggttttttttattttttaatcacgCATAAGTCCATACACATGTTGTTGAACtaaacaataacttttttttttactctttctttttccttttactaGCGGTCCAGAAATGATCACCAGGCAGCCAGTCCTAGCAGATACGCaactctgtattttttttcaataaccaATCAAACTAGTTTTGGATTTAATGTTTAGTTTGGAGAATACAAGATGACGACTTTAGTTAATTAGActtattgtttaattttcttcttcttcttctaaataTCATTggacactaccagaaaatcgataaatataaatggaaataccgagggaatatttccgtcggtaaatttccgatggattttaccgacggaaatattccgtcggtatataccgagggaattacagtggaaaaaaaattaatgatttactaacggaattaccgacggaatttattcTGTTagtaaaatccgtcggtaaattcgttggtaaaactgtgaacatttttcatcatgtcaattacaaagagaatcaccgacagaattttccgtcggtattttccagagagctccaaaactgtttaaaaatacttttaaaatgcaaaaacaaaccatACTTCATTACCTTAAAATAGGAAAATCCCTGTCAAAAAAAATCCATGCActtcccttcttttctttctttctttctttaatgcGAGATCTTTTTTAGCCGAGAGtgggaaaataaaattctagTGTTGTAAATTGACTTTGCCTCTATCAAACAgggaaagggttttttttattttttaatcacgCATAAGTCCATACACATGTTGTTGAACtaaacaataactttttttttttactctttctttttccttttactaGCGGTCCAGAAATGATCACCAGGCAGCCAGTCCTAGCAGATACGCaactctgtattttttttcaataaccaATCAAACTAGTTTTGGATTTAATGTTTAGTTTGGAGAATACAAGATGACGACTTTAGTTAATTAGActtattgtttaattttcttcttcttcttctaaataTCATTggacactaccagaaaatcgataaatataaacggaaataccgaggaaatatttccgtcggtaaatttccgatggattttaccgacggaaatattccgtcggtatataccgagggaattacagtggaaaaaaaattaatgatttaccaacggaattaccgacgaatttTATTCCGTTagtaaaatccgtcggtaaattcgttggtaaaattgtgaacactgttcatcatgtcaattacaaagagaatcaccgacagaattttccgtcggtattttccataGAGCTCcaaaactgttcactttccaattgcactgttaattgttgttctttacggacaaaatcactaacggattgaaaagtcgtaagtgttatttggcggttttctgaaaaaattcaattaatttaaaattttcatttaaatattacagacggaatcaccgacggattgaaaaatcgttggtaattgttggcggtttctgaaaactttttaaaaaattgaaaatttaaattaaatattaccgatggaattaccgacggaaaaattaaaaaatattaatattcaattatccgttgGTAAATCCGTCGCTAACGCACCCCAATAAAAAGTCTGGATCCCCTTATTTCATAAGAGATAAACTCgtttcttattattcttcttctactacttctacttcttcttcttcactatatgtaaaaaacatcaatatctatttctttctcttcttttctctcctcatctctttctctttccctCCATGCTCGGggtatgttttcttcttctttcttcttttatcttcttagttttttttaattaatatgctttatgatttttttctctctccttagcttcacttgcaactacattaaggtaagatttttcttttttcttcttttttcatgatttttttcagtatatttgttttttattttatttttaatttttttgttcttaataattgtataaatgttattgtgagaattttttttttcatatgagatcaatttttagttgatttatttatagggatttttaaatttttagcaattgcaacttcatttttttcatatgaatttttttagttgaatttattttttcgttttatttatttgttgcaaatttgtttgagttgattttcttattcttttttccaagaattttgagtatatattatagagtgttgatttatgttaatttaattattttataattttataaattaaatttttttaaaatttttttatataattaccgagggaattacagaatttccgtcggtatatccctcggtaattccgttggtaataaaaaatattattacaaacgCGTCTGTTctgtcagtaaatccgtcggtaataatataccaacggatttaccgatggaaaaaACATTACTGACGgacgattcaccgacggatcatttTCGTCTGTGATTTcgtcggtaatataattaccgatggaatatgtgtcttacaccgacgaaaaattccgtcgataaaactgttaaatcttgtagtgggACTTGAATGATGTTACCTATACTTTTATGGTATGATTGTGTaggttacttttttttcacCATCCGAATAAACAAATTGTTCAAGATAGTTTCAAGGGGTGTGTGattgtatttataatatataacgtagttcaagataattttttataaagcaTCAAGTCACAACGTagttcaagatatttttttaattaattttattaaaatataagatatttttttaattaattttattaaaatatataactaGATGTAATCTCCATTTGAAATAtccttacaaaaatataaaataattatctgaTTCTCTTATTGAATTTGATATGTAGTGACTTGATTTATATGTGCAATCAAGTTAAGATTTGTGTTTTACAAGAACAAGATTTTAGACATGTATTGTATACTAAGATTTGGTAATTTAATACTTTAAATAgtacttttgatttattttcaaagtgTTGTAAAAAAACTCTTATGAGATGTTTATGCTTGATCCAAcagagctttattttttttatagactttAAGCGTAGATGAAGAATGTTTTAGAGCTTTTATGCTTAAAAAacttgtcttgaattttttttttttatctcctagaagaattttttttctctttttctaggGTAAGACCCTTTATTTATAGGAAATTGTAAGGGCACTCAAGTTTTTTGCCGATGCctcatgatattattttattgattaatttttatttatgagatattgtatttataataaaatattttaaatatctcaTCTCATATGTGAATTGTaagacttatttattttttatgttacttattttagttttgatttatcattttatgtaaaagtaaaataaaaatgatatagaagaaaaattgatacatataaatttattattattattattattattattattattattattactattactatttttGATAACCCGCAGTGTCCGGGCAGCTTACGTGCACCACGACTAATTCTCGAGTCAACTGAACAACCTGCAAGCCCAATGAGCAGATAAGGCACCACAGGGTTGATAGACATGCACAAAGAAGATCGAACCCAGATgcagagaaagaaaacaagtcTCTTCCCCCGCTAGACCACAACGTCAAGTgcgaaaaaaatttattatttttgtttccacAGTATGCGGAGAAAATCTCGATCGTAAAAAAAATGCCATGTGAAAGCAGCAGCAACCTTTGGACTCATCCGAACAGCTCctcaacattttaatttaaaagctcATATTATTATAGGAAGGCGTTACATCTCAAATCTCCAGAACGAGCTATGGATGTTTTTTATCTTCCATTCCTCACAAATAACATGACCACCAATcccatgtttttaatttttatttttatctgttCAATCTTCtggatttcaagaaaatttttaGCAGGCACAGGCAAGAAGAAAGCAGCCCCAAAAGCTGGTGGAGCATGGCCTGTGATTGGCCACCTCCATCTGTTAGGAGGGGCGGAACCTCCCCATAAAGTACTGGGCAACATGGCTGAAAAATATGGACCCATCTTCACAATCAAGATGGGCGTGCACCGAGCTTTGGTAGTAAGCAATTGGGAGACCGCCAAGGAGTGTTTCACCACCCATGATAAAGCCTTTTCCGGTCGTCCGAGAACACTTGCCTCTGAGCTTTTGACCTACGATGGTGCAATGGTGGGGTTTAGCCCATATGGGCCTTATTGGCGTCAAGTCCGCAAAATAACCACGGTTGAGCTTCTATCAAACTACCGGCTAGAGAAGCTGAAAGATGTACGAGAGAGCGAGGTAAGGGCATTTCTGAAAGAGTTGTACAAGTTATGGGACGAGAATAGAGGTAgtgcatcaaaatcaaaaagtaATCTGGCATTGGTGGAAATGAAAAGATGGTTTGGAGATCTAACATTAAACATCGTTCTTAGAACAATTGTTGGAAAAACTGTGGGATATATCACAAACGTTGAGGATGAGGAGAGTGTGGAAGGATGGAAAAAGGGATTGAaggatttttttcattggaCAGGGGTGTTTTCGGTGTCTGATGCGCTACcatttttaaggtttttggaTCTTGGGGGGCATGGGGAGGCTATGAAGAAGACTGCAAAAGAACTGGACCTTGTTGTTGAAGATTGGCTCAAAGAACACAAACGAAAAAGAGCTGCTGGAATTGTTAAGGGTAAGGAGGACTTCATGGATGTGATGCTAGATGTTTTCGATAATGACGCAGAAGCAGTTCAAGGCGGAGATTCTGATACCACCATCAAAGCTACATCCCTGGTAATTAATCCTCCACACCAATTAACCCATGCTATAGTTCATACccaattcaaataattattatcctCTATGCTTAGTCTTTTAAGGATTAACTCAACTACCTATAACATTAATTAGACTATAAATAAACTATAGATTAATAAATGTAGAAGGCTCCGCAATTCTTATTttaacattgaaaagaaaaaaaaagttgcataaTTTAAACAATACTTTCTGCATTCCTCAACCATGCCAAGAGGCAACATTTTAACAAGTTTTATGTtcattgccaaaaaaaaaaaaacaaatcatgaataaGAGAATATTTTAGGAGAATATACAtcttttttgttgaatattttaagGGGTAAAATATGCTAAGATCTCCTGAACtattagttaaatatattatgttaaatttattcAGCTTagataatcatttaaaaaactaacaaaaaagaaatattcataTTAAGTTAACTTTTCATTCAAATTGAGGATAGTATTTGTCATGTGACTAgcataacttaataaaaaaaaatctaatttttaattttaattttctttgaggATTATctacattaaataaattagataaaaactaTTGACACTTTGACCTATTTAAAGTTCGAGACATTTTACCTTATTTTAAGTtagtaataattattagtttatttgaatgaaatagaaaaagataTAGACATATTTTTCAGGATGAGGctgaaattatgaatttttttaaaaatgtaaataatTATTAGTCTATGGTTGCTTGAGTTAATGGGCTACAGCTTGCGGAATATCACTCTTGCAGGCCCTTATTCTGGCAGCCTCAGACACGACAGCAGTGACTTTGATATGGGCTCTCTCTTTACTAGTCAATAATCCTAATGTACTAAAGAAGGCACAGCTTGAATTAGACACCCACGTTGGTAAGGAAAGACAAGTGGAAGAATCGGATGTGCAAAATTTGGTCTACCTTAAAGCTGTTCTCAAGGAAACGCTGCGTTTATACCCAGCTGGACCTCTCTTGGTACCACATGAGGCCATTGAGGATTGCACCATAGATGGCTACCATGTTCCGAGAGGGACAAGACTTCTCGTTAATGTTTCGAAGATTCATCGTGATGAAAGGGTGTGGTCCAACCCTAACGAGTTTGATCCAGAAAGATTTCTAACAACTCACAGAGGTTTTGATGTTAGAGGAAAAAACTTCGAGTTTTTTCCGTTTGGAAGTGGTAGAAGAATGTGCCCTGGAGTATCTTTTGCCCTTCATGTCATGGATCTAGCACTGGCTACATTGCTACATGGGTTTGATTTTGCAACCCCGTCAGGTGAGCCTGTTGATATGCATGAGAGCAGTGGATTAACCAACCTCCGAGCAACGCCCCTCGAAGTTCTTCTCAGTCCACGCCTTCCTTCTCGTTTATATGGACATTAAAACATACCTCTAAATCGTCTATatgcttttcttaaatttccaGCAACTATgaattatacttttaaattcGGTTCAAGAGGGATGCACATCATCTCCATTAACAAGTTGTGAGAAGCAAAgttatcattttaattcttttagattcaagtatttattttttcttgttcagaattatgttattgattgttatttaagattattgaattgttttgagatgacatgtatgttttctagtttctttcaatccGTAATTGTTGTTAGAGACTAATGTAAGAAGCagaagaattaatttgattgttgtaactctcatcttgatttattagagaagaataaactaaattaaattgaaaagcttTTGAACGTTTACTTAGAATAAATGCATAAATTTTATTCCTAAGACTATTATCAATGAAAATTGCTTTCAATATTACATTCGCTTGatggtaagaaattgattagagagatttttctaattaatgttCTCGTAATCTCATCAATTTTCCTCAGCTTTAAgggatattaaatttatttgcttgacgtgaaagaatatttattttacttcgatGATCAGCAAATTTATAGGAATGGATGTGTGGATCCTTGAACTGATTTGGtaacatatcaatttattattttcagaattattgtttcttgaatttttcattcaaatctCTCATTCTTTCTCATTTCAATATATTGTAGGAAGATTAAACGAAATTTCTCTCGGGTTCGACCTGGTTTTCACgatcatattataaatttatttttttgtgataattaagtcataattatattttgatggtTCCGACGACCGACCAAATTTTGGAGTTGTTGCCGGGAaagtttttatctaattttctaTTAATAGTAAACTGATTTATGCCAAGATCTTCTCGTACAGGTGAACTAGTTTTTGATCCAAAAGTTGAGAGAACTACAAGATAAAATAGGAAGGCAAAAATGCGAGAGGAGAACCTGCCAACCTTAACGCTTTCAACCAGCAATTCTAAAAGCGAAAGAGAAGCAGAAGTTTCCAAAAGATGGTAGAACATAGAACATTAAGCAACTCCCAACTTGAACCAACACCCATTATGCattgaattttcaaatattgatgTAGCTTTTGAGTTAAAATCTAGTTTGATTCATTTACTACCTACTTTTCGAGGCTTTGCAGGTGAAGACCCCCACAATCACTTAAAGGAATTCCATGTGATTTGTTCAACCATGAAGCCACAAGGAGTGATAGAGGAACAAATTGAATTGAGGGCTTGAGTTCTAAAATAGTCACCTTGAGtgctaaaaaaaaagtccaCGCCCCCATTTAACTTTTATGATGGGGTTACTTGTAGTTCAATATTTGAATAGTGAGCCCTCGTGCCCCctttatattttacatcaaaatcaactCAAGAATCGACTTAGTTTATGCATACAACTCGATgatggattttgttttaatggCGGGGTTGAAGAATCTTCAACGGTGTGTCAACAACTTAAATCAGCAATCTTGTTGCTTTTGGAAGTGACAATTgttataacttaattttaaccaatttgtttttaatttaattttaaaagggttaaaatttaaaatttaaaatttaaaagatcaaTAATTGATTTAGATTAAAGGTATGATATGCTAACTTGTGGGAAAACTAGagattataatatgtttttgttattctCTTCTAATCTCtagtttaaaaagataattaaagataatccatttttaaatttgatttgtaatcaaacttaaatttcacaaataaaaaaaaatttgagtttttttcggGATTTTGTTTCCCATTCCatgggaggggggggggggtgtttcACCTTCTCCCTGCCAGCGTCGTTCCCCAAAACCGAACACAAACCAGAGCCTCAATCTCtgatatataagaaaaattgaaagagagttttttttttttttgtatgatatGTGGAGGAATCTCAATCATAAAAAAGGCCATGTGAAAGCAACGGCAAGCTTTGGACTCATCCGAACTGCTCCTTCACATTTAAATAAgctgatattattaaaaaatatattgattttatttacgTTTGGATATTGTAATACATatcaatatatttcttaatatatcaaactgatttaaaattaaaaaatatttttttaattatattttaataccaATTATATCATCGAAGATTAATAGTATTTCTGGTCTTattatgtttggatttttttttaattttatatcaatatgatatattaagaaataaattgatatttattccAAAATCCAAACATAATAAGTCAAGAAATACCTTTACTACCGAACCAACaacttgaattaaaatataattaagagatTTCATCTCTAGCAACTCGATGATATTTTCCTCGAGCAAATCATTTAGTATTCTATATATATCTGAGTCAGtgcattaattaaaaacattgcaTTTTAAGAAgcgaataaattattttagaatgaGATCACTACCAGTTTCAATATTGTTGCAAGTCTCCAAGTAAATTGTCCATCTATGAATATTAACGTTATTGCAAGTAATTCTTGTATGTACTTGTTCATGAATATTcacattaatttgataaatcaatcattaatcattcaagttattaaactcaattcatGATTTCGtaatctaaattaacttaaatcaatttaaaattatattatttcaagatattaaaaaaaattaaaacaatacaatttaaaaataaataaactgagTTTTGATCAAGGActtgaactaattttttaaatttcagcaATCAACttctttttggtatttttaaaacccAACCCAACCTAGTCCTAAATTTACTAGACCCAACTTGGCCCATCACTTCAAATCACTGATGACAATCACACtatatattatatcatttaGAAACAATAATAGAGTGGCAATCATCATCCATTTATTGACGATCAAAAAGCCTATAGGCAATGAATGGTTTGGGAACCGACATTAGTGGATgctttagaaaaattaatattgactATATATCAAGTTCTTTCTTGGGCCAATCTTTTTTAGCCGAGAGtgggaaaataaaatttctagtgTTGTCACTTCACTTTACCTCTATCAAACaggaaaaaaggttttttttttctttttttaatcaggCATAATTAGTCCATACACATCTCGTTGAACTAAACATTAACtcttttttaactcttttttttttcttttactagcGGTCCAGAATTGATCACTCAGGTCAACTCGGATTaaccatgaaaaattaaaaaaaaaaaaaattctaatattttttataaaaaaattaagaaaaaatctatgtaaatatagactatacatattgtaaataatgaagtttaaaagaatattttaaaattattttaataaaatggatgttcgggtcagcttgcgcgcatcttgattaatctcacgggccttaaagttaacaaccatataagcCTTCAATACccctaaaatttataagactCAAACTAGTAGTCTATATAACAACTACATTACTAGTTAAGTTACGTAACTCCggattgaaatttttgttttttgtttctacgGTTGCGGAGAAATCTCGATAATAAAAAAGAGGCCATGTGAAAGCAACAGCAAGCTTTGGACTCATCCGAACAGCTcctcaacattttaaaaagctgATATTATTACAGGAAGGCGTTACATCCCAAATCTCCAGAACGAGCTatggagtttttttatcttccatTCCTCACCAATAACATGACCTCCAATcccatgtttttcatttttatttttatctgttCAATCTTCTGGATTTCAAGAAAATTCTTAGCAGGCACAGGCAAGAAGAAAGCAGCACCAAAAGCTGGTGGAGCATGGCCTGTGATTGGCCACCTCCATCTGTTAGGAGGGGCGGAACCTCCCCATAAAGTACTGGGCAGCATGGCTGAAAAATATGGACCCATCTTCACAATCAAGATGGGCGTGCACCGAGCTTTGGTAGTAAGCAATTGGGAGACCGCCAAGGAGTGTTTCACCACCCATGATAAAGCCTTTTCCGGTCGTCCGAGAACACTTGCCTCTGAGCTTTTGACAT harbors:
- the LOC18104973 gene encoding cytochrome P450 CYP82D47 isoform X1, with product MDVFYLPFLTNNMTTNPMFLIFIFICSIFWISRKFLAGTGKKKAAPKAGGAWPVIGHLHLLGGAEPPHKVLGNMAEKYGPIFTIKMGVHRALVVSNWETAKECFTTHDKAFSGRPRTLASELLTYDGAMVGFSPYGPYWRQVRKITTVELLSNYRLEKLKDVRESEVRAFLKELYKLWDENRGSASKSKSNLALVEMKRWFGDLTLNIVLRTIVGKTVGYITNVEDEESVEGWKKGLKDFFHWTGVFSVSDALPFLRFLDLGGHGEAMKKTAKELDLVVEDWLKEHKRKRAAGIVKGKEDFMDVMLDVFDNDAEAVQGGDSDTTIKATSLALILAASDTTAVTLIWALSLLVNNPNVLKKAQLELDTHVGKERQVEESDVQNLVYLKAVLKETLRLYPAGPLLVPHEAIEDCTIDGYHVPRGTRLLVNVSKIHRDERVWSNPNEFDPERFLTTHRGFDVRGKNFEFFPFGSGRRMCPGVSFALHVMDLALATLLHGFDFATPSGEPVDMHESSGLTNLRATPLEVLLSPRLPSRLYGH
- the LOC18104973 gene encoding cytochrome P450 CYP82D47 isoform X2 translates to MDVFYLPFLTNNMTTNPMFLIFIFICSIFWISRKFLAGTGKKKAAPKAGGAWPVIGHLHLLGGAEPPHKVLGNMAEKYGPIFTIKMGVHRALVVSNWETAKECFTTHDKAFSGRPRTLASELLTYDGAMVGFSPYGPYWRQVRKITTVELLSNYRLEKLKDVRESEVRAFLKELYKLWDENRGSASKSKSNLALVEMKRWFGDLTLNIVLRTIVGKTVGYITNVEDEESVEGWKKGLKDFFHWTGVFSVSDALPFLRFLDLGGHGEAMKKTAKELDLVVEDWLKEHKRKRAAGIVKGKEDFMDVMLDVFDNDAEAVQGGDSDTTIKATSLALILAASNTTAVTLIWALSLLVNNPNVLKKVQLELDTQVGKERQVEESDMQNLVYLKVVIKETLRLYPATPLLIPHEAIEDCTIDGYHVPRGTRLLINVPKIHRDERVWSNPNEFDPERFLTTHRGFDVRGKNFEFFPFGSGRRKCPGVSFALHVMDLALATLLHGFDFATPSGEPVDMHESSGLTNLRATPLEVLLSPRLPSRLYGH